In Anas platyrhynchos isolate ZD024472 breed Pekin duck chromosome 7, IASCAAS_PekinDuck_T2T, whole genome shotgun sequence, one genomic interval encodes:
- the COL18A1 gene encoding collagen alpha-1(XVIII) chain isoform X1 produces MAPHRLGLLLLLASCCFSSSEAQLLDWIWGSSKTTGTPAAPSTAATTSQLAEPSPTLGTAAQRQDPATGDPTATTQQHQEQDPSTAAPTGQESAEGTEQWDRSSAGTAAPTSVAWTAAPPSSTPPAQLPAGTGHPDATQPPRQPEGTGVSPQKPAAARPENLSAEVSLLELIGDPPPEEILKIYGPDNNPGYVFGPNANTGQVARYHLPSPFYRDFSLLFHIQPTTPRAGVLFAVTDSSQSIIYVGVKLSELQAGKQRIIFYYTEPGSPSSYTAATFTVPTLLNQWTRFAISVEEDEVVLYLDCEEYERVRFERSPDEMELEQGSGLFVAQAGGADPDKYQGVIADLKLRGDPRAAEHQCEEEEDDAEASGDFGSGAEDRRQPSGKDGGVPGLVDAVPVTSPPVAADGGSGRSLGSPQQAERTRAEERLRVPAGGPKGEKGEKGERGLKGDSGTGGVLGTGSTKGEKGQKGELGTKGSAGFGYPGSKGQKGEPGEPGPPSRHSDGAVLEPVTGPPGPSGPPGLPGKEGPPGRDGEPGDPGEDGKPGMMGPQGFPGTPGEPGMKGEKGDPGVGPRGPPGLPGPPGPPGPSPKQDRLTFIDMEGSGFGGDLETVRGPRGPPGPPGPPGVPGLPGEPGRFGMNSTDLPGPPGLPGRDGVPGTPGPEGPQGPPGKDGMPGPPGPKGERGDVGDLGLPGAPGPKGSKGDTGPAGAPGETGLAGLPGPIGPRGPPGPPGPPGPPGPAYEAGFADMEGSGLPLAAGSPGPRGPDGPQGVPGLPGIKGEVGSPGQPGVPGPKGDAGVPGVDGRPGLEGFPGPQGPKGDRGSPGEKGERGQDGVGLPGPPGPPGPPGQVVYVSGEDRSLAAVPGPEGRPGHAGFPGPVGPKGDQGSPGLQGSPGLKGEKGEPGVIISPDGTIIAANVKGEKGEPGLRGPMGPSGPHGRAGLKGEIGFPGRPGRPGMNGLKGEKGDPADISGMLGLRGPPGPPGPPGPPGPPGSIVYDSNNAFSDASRPALPAFPGFPQFPGQKGEKGDVGAPGPPGQFPYDLSHFGASLRGDKGEAGPKGEKGEPGSTALYGPSVMGPPGPQGYPGLPGPKGDSIVGPPGPPGPQGPPGIGYEGRQGPPGPPGPPGPPSFPGPHRPAISIPGPPGPPGPPGPPGSSGTSLGLRALPTYQAMLSAAHELPEGGLVFVADRQELYVRLRGGFRRVLLEEHTLVPSSALDNEVYDKPPSVHYGGSPHPLQPRGPLHPLRNHSPPPTARPWRGDEVVANQHRLPQPPLLQQHELLNSYYVQRRPEPAPVAAHVHQDFQPALHLVALNAPLSGGMRGIRGADFQCFQQARQVGLAGTFRAFLSSRLQDLYSIVRRADRATVPIVNLRDEVLFSNWEALFTGSEAPLRADARILSFDGRDVLRDSAWPQKSVWHGSDAKGRRLPESYCEAWRTEERGTSGQASSLSSGKLLEQAASSCQHAFIVLCIENSFMTAAKK; encoded by the exons ATGGCTCCACACCGCCTGgggctgttgctgctgctggcttcctgctgcttctcctcctccgaggCGCAGCTCCTGGACTGGATCTGGGGCAGCTCGAAAACCACAGGAACCCCTGCGGcacccagcactgcagccacCACGTCCCAGCTGGCAGAGCCATCGCccaccctggggacagcagcacagcGGCAAGACCCTGCGACGGGGGACCCTACGGCCACCacgcagcagcaccaggagcaggacCCCAGCACGGCAGCACCCACGGGCCAGGAGAGCGCGGAGGGCACGGAGCAGTGGGACAGGAGCTCTGCGGGCACCGCGGCGCCGACGAGCGTGGCTTGGACGGCCgctccccccagcagcacgcCACCCGCCCAGCTCCCCGCAGGGACGGGGCACCCCGATGCGACGCAGCCGCCCCGGCAGCCCGAGGGGACGGGGGTGTCCCCGCAGAAGCCGGCGGCCGCCCGCCCAG AGAACCTGAGCGCCGAGGTCAGCCTCCTGGAGCTCATCGGAGACCCCCCGCCGGAGGAGATCCTCAAAATCTACGGCCCCGACAACAACCCCGGCTATGTCTTCGGACCCAACGCCAACACGGGCCAGGTGGCTCGCTACCACCTGCCCAGCCCCTTCTACCGGgacttctctctcctcttccacaTCCAGCCCACCACCCCCCGGGCTGGCGTCCTCTTTGCCGTCACGGACTCCTCGCAGAGCATCATCTACGTGGGTGTCAAGCTCTCGGAGCTGCAGGCGGGCAAGCAGCGGATCATCTTCTACTACACGGAGCCGGGCTCGCCGAGCTCCTACACGGCGGCCACCTTCACCGTGCCCACCCTGCTCAACCAGTGGACGCGCTTCGCCATCAGCGTGGAGGAGGACGAAGTCGTCCTCTACCTGGACTGCGAGGAGTACGAGCGGGTGCGCTTCGAGCGCTCCCCGGATGAGATGGAGCTGGAACAAGGCTCCGGGCTCTTCGTTGCTCAAGCCGGGGGGGCCGACCCCGATAAATACCAG GGTGTGATCGCGGACCTGAAGCTCCGAGGGGACCCGCGGGCGGCTGAGCACCAgtgcgaggaggaggaggacgacgCCGAG GCATCTGGAGATTTCGGCAGCGGGGCAGAGGACAGGCGGCAGCCCTCGGGGAAGGACGGG GGTGTCCCGGGGCTGGTGGATGCTGTCCCCGTCACCTCCCCGCCCGTGGCAGCGGACGGTGGGTCAGGAAGGAGTTTGGGCTCCCCACAGCAGGCGGAGAGGACCAGAGCGGAGGAGAGGCTGCGGGTGCCTGCAGGAG GCcccaaaggagaaaaaggggagaAGGGCGAGCGTGGCCTGAAAGGGGACTCGGGGACCGGTGGCGTCTTGGGGACGGGCAGCACCAAGGGGGAGAAG GGGCAAAAAGGTGAACTGGGCACCAAG ggcagcgcTGGCTTTGGCTATCCCGGCTCCAAGGGCCAGAAAGGCGAGCCCGGAGAGCCCGGCCCCCCCTCGCGGCACAGCGACGGCGCAGTGCTGGAGCCAGTCaccggcccccccggcccctccggccccccggggctgccgggGAAGGAAGGGCCCCCCGGCAGGGATGGCGAGCCT GGTGACCCCGGCGAGGACGGCAAACCC GGCATGATGGGGCCCCAGGGGTTCCCCGGCACCCCAGGAGAGCCCGGGATGAAGGGGGAGAAG GGTGACCCCGGTGTGGGGCCAAGGGGCCCCCCAGGACTGCCAGGTCCCCCCGGACCACCAGGACCCTCCCCCAAGCAGGACAGGCTG ACGTTCATCGACATGGAGGGCTCCGGGTTTGGCGGCGACCTGGAGACCGTGCGG GGCCCACGAGGGCCACCCGGTCCTCCGGGGCCCCCTGGCGTGCCCGGCTTGCCAGGGGAGCCGGGACGGTTTGGGATGAACAGCACAGACCTGCCAGGACCACCGGGGCTGCCCGGCAGGGATGGGGTCCCCGGGACCCCGGGGCCGGAG GGTCCTCAGGGTCCTCCTGGAAAAGACGGGATGCCAGGGCCACCGGGGCCCAAAGGAGAGCGG ggtGACGTGGGTGACCTCGGCCTCCCCGGAGCACCAGGACCCAAG GGTAGCaagggggacacggggccagCAGGCGCCCCAGGAGAGACGGGGTTAGCCGGCCTCCCCGGGCCCATCGGACCCCGAGGGCCGCCAGGCCCCCCTGGCCCACCGGGGCCACCGGGGCCGGCGTACGAGGCTGGATTC GCCGACATGGAGGGCTCGGGGCTGCCGCTCGCCGCCGGCTCCCCTGGCCCACGGGGGCCCGATGGACCTCAG GGCGTGCCAGGACTGCCGGGGATCAAGGGGGAGGTCGGCAGCCCCGGGCAGCCCGGTGTGCCGGGACCCAAG GGGGACGCTGGCGTGCCCGGCGTGGACGGCCGCCCCGGCCTGGAGGGCTTCCCCGGACCGCAG GGACCCAAAGGTGACAGAGGCAGCCCGGGGGAGAAG GGCGAGCGAGGCCAAGATGGAGTGGGgctgcccggcccccccggcccgccTGGGCCCCCCGGACAGGTCGTCTACGTCTCGGGTGAAGAT aGGTCTTTGGCGGCTGTGCCGGGCCCAGAG GGCAGACCGGGCCACGCCGGCTTCCCG GGCCCGGTGGGACCAAAAGGGGACCAGGGCTCGCCTGGCTTGCAGGGCTCGCCGGGGCTGAAG ggagagaagggagagcCCGGCGTCATCATTAGCCCGGACGGGACCATCATTGCTGCGAACGTGAAGGGAGAAAAG GGGGAGCCTGGGCTGCGGGGACCGATGGGCCCGTCT GGCCCCCACGGCCGAGCAGGGCTGAAGGGAGAAATTGGCTTTCCGGGCAGACCC GGACGTCCCGGCATGAACGGGCTGAAGGGCGAGAAGGGCGACCCGGCGGACATCAGCGGCATGCTGGGCCTGCGG GGCCCCCCTGGTCCCCCAGGTCCCCCCGGCCCTCCCGGCCCTCCTGGCAGCATCGTGTACGACAGCAACAAC GCTTTCAGCGACGCCAGCCGCCCTGCACTGCCGGCCTTCCCAG GTTTCCCCCAGTTCCCAGggcaaaagggagaaaaaggagacGTGGGTGCGCCGGGGCCCCCAG GCCAGTTCCCCTACGACCTGAGCCACTTCGGTGCCAGCCTGCGG GGTGACAAGGGGGAGGCAGGTCCCAAGGGCGAGAAGGGCGAGCCGGGCAGCACCGCTCTGTATGGCCCCAGCGTCATGGGGCCGCCAGGGCCACAGGGCTACCCGGGCCTGCCG GGTCCCAAGGGGGACAGCATCGTTGGGCCACCGGGGCCTCCCGGACCGCAGGGACCCCCCGGCATCGGATACGAGGGGCGGCAGGGCCCTCCTGGccctcccggcccccccgggccgcccTCCTTCCCGGGCCCCCACAGACCAG CTATCAGCATCCCCGGCCCCCCCGGACCACCGgggccccccggccccccgggcAGCAGCGGGACATCCCTGGGG CTGCGCGCCCTGCCCACCTACCAGGCCATGCTGAGCGCCGCGCACGAGCTGCCCGAGGGGGGGCTCGTCTTCGTGGCCGACCGGCAGGAGCTCTACGTCCGCCTGCGCGGGGGCTTCCGCAGGGTGCTG ctggaggagcacaCCCTGGTCCCCAGCTCGGCGCTG gaCAACGAGGTGTACGACAAGCCGCCCAGCGTCCACTACGGGGGGTCCCCGCACCCTCTCCAGCCCCGCGGGCCCCTGCACCCCCTGCGCAACCACAGCCCGCCGCCCACCGCCCGGCCGTGGCGCGGGGACGAGGTGGTGGCCAACCAGCACCGCCTGCCCCAGCcgcccctgctgcagcagcacgaGCTCCTCAACAGCTACTACGTCCAGCGCCGCCCGGAGCCGGCCCCTGTGGCCGCCCACGTGCACCAGGATTTCCAGCCTGCT CTGCACCTCGTGGCCCTCAACGCGCCGCTGAGCGGTGGCATGCGTGGCATCCGCGGCGCCGACTTCCAGTGCTTCCAGCAGGCCCGGCAGGTGGGGCTGGCCGGCACCTTCCGCGCCTTCCTCTCCTCCCGCCTGCAGGACCTCTACAGCATCGTGCGCAGGGCCGACCGTGCCACCGTGCCCATCGTTAACCTGCGG GACGAGGTGCTCTTCAGTAACTGGGAGGCTCTCTTCACCGGCAGCGAGGCCCCGCTGCGGGCTGACGCCCGCATCCTCTCCTTCGACGGCCGGGACGTCCTGCGGGATTCGGCGTG GCCGCAGAAAAGCGTCTGGCACGGCTCGGATGCCAAGGGCCGGCGCCTGCCCGAGAGCTACTGCGAGGCGTGGCGGACGGAGGAGCGCGGCACCAGCGGGCAGGCCTCCTCGCTGAGCTCGGGCAAGCTCCTGGAGCAGGcggccagcagctgccagcacgcCTTCATCGTCCTCTGCATCGAGAACAGCTTCATGACCGCTGCCAAAAAATGA
- the COL18A1 gene encoding collagen alpha-1(XVIII) chain isoform X2: protein MPAAGRCLPFPAKLPFCTVLGTDRVRLPNYLSHGSEAEIRAALHEWEGLLESRCHRYLEWFLCLLLVPGCSASVPVTPPPCQGFCEAVRDLCWMHSAGGRLPLPCDSLPEEDGGFSCVFINVSAENLSAEVSLLELIGDPPPEEILKIYGPDNNPGYVFGPNANTGQVARYHLPSPFYRDFSLLFHIQPTTPRAGVLFAVTDSSQSIIYVGVKLSELQAGKQRIIFYYTEPGSPSSYTAATFTVPTLLNQWTRFAISVEEDEVVLYLDCEEYERVRFERSPDEMELEQGSGLFVAQAGGADPDKYQGVIADLKLRGDPRAAEHQCEEEEDDAEASGDFGSGAEDRRQPSGKDGGVPGLVDAVPVTSPPVAADGGSGRSLGSPQQAERTRAEERLRVPAGGPKGEKGEKGERGLKGDSGTGGVLGTGSTKGEKGQKGELGTKGSAGFGYPGSKGQKGEPGEPGPPSRHSDGAVLEPVTGPPGPSGPPGLPGKEGPPGRDGEPGDPGEDGKPGMMGPQGFPGTPGEPGMKGEKGDPGVGPRGPPGLPGPPGPPGPSPKQDRLTFIDMEGSGFGGDLETVRGPRGPPGPPGPPGVPGLPGEPGRFGMNSTDLPGPPGLPGRDGVPGTPGPEGPQGPPGKDGMPGPPGPKGERGDVGDLGLPGAPGPKGSKGDTGPAGAPGETGLAGLPGPIGPRGPPGPPGPPGPPGPAYEAGFADMEGSGLPLAAGSPGPRGPDGPQGVPGLPGIKGEVGSPGQPGVPGPKGDAGVPGVDGRPGLEGFPGPQGPKGDRGSPGEKGERGQDGVGLPGPPGPPGPPGQVVYVSGEDRSLAAVPGPEGRPGHAGFPGPVGPKGDQGSPGLQGSPGLKGEKGEPGVIISPDGTIIAANVKGEKGEPGLRGPMGPSGPHGRAGLKGEIGFPGRPGRPGMNGLKGEKGDPADISGMLGLRGPPGPPGPPGPPGPPGSIVYDSNNAFSDASRPALPAFPGFPQFPGQKGEKGDVGAPGPPGQFPYDLSHFGASLRGDKGEAGPKGEKGEPGSTALYGPSVMGPPGPQGYPGLPGPKGDSIVGPPGPPGPQGPPGIGYEGRQGPPGPPGPPGPPSFPGPHRPAISIPGPPGPPGPPGPPGSSGTSLGLRALPTYQAMLSAAHELPEGGLVFVADRQELYVRLRGGFRRVLLEEHTLVPSSALDNEVYDKPPSVHYGGSPHPLQPRGPLHPLRNHSPPPTARPWRGDEVVANQHRLPQPPLLQQHELLNSYYVQRRPEPAPVAAHVHQDFQPALHLVALNAPLSGGMRGIRGADFQCFQQARQVGLAGTFRAFLSSRLQDLYSIVRRADRATVPIVNLRDEVLFSNWEALFTGSEAPLRADARILSFDGRDVLRDSAWPQKSVWHGSDAKGRRLPESYCEAWRTEERGTSGQASSLSSGKLLEQAASSCQHAFIVLCIENSFMTAAKK from the exons ATGCCGGCGGCCGGGCGCTGCCTGCCCTTCCCGGCCAAGCTGCCCTTCTGCACCGTGCTGGGCACCGACCGCGTCAGATTGCCGAATTATCTCAGCCACGGCAGCGAGGCGGAAATTCGGGCTGCTTTGCATGAGTGGGAGGGGCTGCTTGAGTCTCGGTGCCACCGCTACTTGGAGTGGTTCCTCTGCTTGCTCCTGGTCCCTGGGTGTAGCGCCTCTGTCCCCGTAACCCCCCCGCCGTGCCAGGGCTTCTGCGAGGCCGTCAGAGACCTGTGCTGGATGCACTCTGCCGGCGGGCGCCTGCCTCTGCCTTGTGACTCTCTCCCCGAGGAGGACGGAGGGTTTTCTTGTGTCTTTATTAATGTGTCTGCAG AGAACCTGAGCGCCGAGGTCAGCCTCCTGGAGCTCATCGGAGACCCCCCGCCGGAGGAGATCCTCAAAATCTACGGCCCCGACAACAACCCCGGCTATGTCTTCGGACCCAACGCCAACACGGGCCAGGTGGCTCGCTACCACCTGCCCAGCCCCTTCTACCGGgacttctctctcctcttccacaTCCAGCCCACCACCCCCCGGGCTGGCGTCCTCTTTGCCGTCACGGACTCCTCGCAGAGCATCATCTACGTGGGTGTCAAGCTCTCGGAGCTGCAGGCGGGCAAGCAGCGGATCATCTTCTACTACACGGAGCCGGGCTCGCCGAGCTCCTACACGGCGGCCACCTTCACCGTGCCCACCCTGCTCAACCAGTGGACGCGCTTCGCCATCAGCGTGGAGGAGGACGAAGTCGTCCTCTACCTGGACTGCGAGGAGTACGAGCGGGTGCGCTTCGAGCGCTCCCCGGATGAGATGGAGCTGGAACAAGGCTCCGGGCTCTTCGTTGCTCAAGCCGGGGGGGCCGACCCCGATAAATACCAG GGTGTGATCGCGGACCTGAAGCTCCGAGGGGACCCGCGGGCGGCTGAGCACCAgtgcgaggaggaggaggacgacgCCGAG GCATCTGGAGATTTCGGCAGCGGGGCAGAGGACAGGCGGCAGCCCTCGGGGAAGGACGGG GGTGTCCCGGGGCTGGTGGATGCTGTCCCCGTCACCTCCCCGCCCGTGGCAGCGGACGGTGGGTCAGGAAGGAGTTTGGGCTCCCCACAGCAGGCGGAGAGGACCAGAGCGGAGGAGAGGCTGCGGGTGCCTGCAGGAG GCcccaaaggagaaaaaggggagaAGGGCGAGCGTGGCCTGAAAGGGGACTCGGGGACCGGTGGCGTCTTGGGGACGGGCAGCACCAAGGGGGAGAAG GGGCAAAAAGGTGAACTGGGCACCAAG ggcagcgcTGGCTTTGGCTATCCCGGCTCCAAGGGCCAGAAAGGCGAGCCCGGAGAGCCCGGCCCCCCCTCGCGGCACAGCGACGGCGCAGTGCTGGAGCCAGTCaccggcccccccggcccctccggccccccggggctgccgggGAAGGAAGGGCCCCCCGGCAGGGATGGCGAGCCT GGTGACCCCGGCGAGGACGGCAAACCC GGCATGATGGGGCCCCAGGGGTTCCCCGGCACCCCAGGAGAGCCCGGGATGAAGGGGGAGAAG GGTGACCCCGGTGTGGGGCCAAGGGGCCCCCCAGGACTGCCAGGTCCCCCCGGACCACCAGGACCCTCCCCCAAGCAGGACAGGCTG ACGTTCATCGACATGGAGGGCTCCGGGTTTGGCGGCGACCTGGAGACCGTGCGG GGCCCACGAGGGCCACCCGGTCCTCCGGGGCCCCCTGGCGTGCCCGGCTTGCCAGGGGAGCCGGGACGGTTTGGGATGAACAGCACAGACCTGCCAGGACCACCGGGGCTGCCCGGCAGGGATGGGGTCCCCGGGACCCCGGGGCCGGAG GGTCCTCAGGGTCCTCCTGGAAAAGACGGGATGCCAGGGCCACCGGGGCCCAAAGGAGAGCGG ggtGACGTGGGTGACCTCGGCCTCCCCGGAGCACCAGGACCCAAG GGTAGCaagggggacacggggccagCAGGCGCCCCAGGAGAGACGGGGTTAGCCGGCCTCCCCGGGCCCATCGGACCCCGAGGGCCGCCAGGCCCCCCTGGCCCACCGGGGCCACCGGGGCCGGCGTACGAGGCTGGATTC GCCGACATGGAGGGCTCGGGGCTGCCGCTCGCCGCCGGCTCCCCTGGCCCACGGGGGCCCGATGGACCTCAG GGCGTGCCAGGACTGCCGGGGATCAAGGGGGAGGTCGGCAGCCCCGGGCAGCCCGGTGTGCCGGGACCCAAG GGGGACGCTGGCGTGCCCGGCGTGGACGGCCGCCCCGGCCTGGAGGGCTTCCCCGGACCGCAG GGACCCAAAGGTGACAGAGGCAGCCCGGGGGAGAAG GGCGAGCGAGGCCAAGATGGAGTGGGgctgcccggcccccccggcccgccTGGGCCCCCCGGACAGGTCGTCTACGTCTCGGGTGAAGAT aGGTCTTTGGCGGCTGTGCCGGGCCCAGAG GGCAGACCGGGCCACGCCGGCTTCCCG GGCCCGGTGGGACCAAAAGGGGACCAGGGCTCGCCTGGCTTGCAGGGCTCGCCGGGGCTGAAG ggagagaagggagagcCCGGCGTCATCATTAGCCCGGACGGGACCATCATTGCTGCGAACGTGAAGGGAGAAAAG GGGGAGCCTGGGCTGCGGGGACCGATGGGCCCGTCT GGCCCCCACGGCCGAGCAGGGCTGAAGGGAGAAATTGGCTTTCCGGGCAGACCC GGACGTCCCGGCATGAACGGGCTGAAGGGCGAGAAGGGCGACCCGGCGGACATCAGCGGCATGCTGGGCCTGCGG GGCCCCCCTGGTCCCCCAGGTCCCCCCGGCCCTCCCGGCCCTCCTGGCAGCATCGTGTACGACAGCAACAAC GCTTTCAGCGACGCCAGCCGCCCTGCACTGCCGGCCTTCCCAG GTTTCCCCCAGTTCCCAGggcaaaagggagaaaaaggagacGTGGGTGCGCCGGGGCCCCCAG GCCAGTTCCCCTACGACCTGAGCCACTTCGGTGCCAGCCTGCGG GGTGACAAGGGGGAGGCAGGTCCCAAGGGCGAGAAGGGCGAGCCGGGCAGCACCGCTCTGTATGGCCCCAGCGTCATGGGGCCGCCAGGGCCACAGGGCTACCCGGGCCTGCCG GGTCCCAAGGGGGACAGCATCGTTGGGCCACCGGGGCCTCCCGGACCGCAGGGACCCCCCGGCATCGGATACGAGGGGCGGCAGGGCCCTCCTGGccctcccggcccccccgggccgcccTCCTTCCCGGGCCCCCACAGACCAG CTATCAGCATCCCCGGCCCCCCCGGACCACCGgggccccccggccccccgggcAGCAGCGGGACATCCCTGGGG CTGCGCGCCCTGCCCACCTACCAGGCCATGCTGAGCGCCGCGCACGAGCTGCCCGAGGGGGGGCTCGTCTTCGTGGCCGACCGGCAGGAGCTCTACGTCCGCCTGCGCGGGGGCTTCCGCAGGGTGCTG ctggaggagcacaCCCTGGTCCCCAGCTCGGCGCTG gaCAACGAGGTGTACGACAAGCCGCCCAGCGTCCACTACGGGGGGTCCCCGCACCCTCTCCAGCCCCGCGGGCCCCTGCACCCCCTGCGCAACCACAGCCCGCCGCCCACCGCCCGGCCGTGGCGCGGGGACGAGGTGGTGGCCAACCAGCACCGCCTGCCCCAGCcgcccctgctgcagcagcacgaGCTCCTCAACAGCTACTACGTCCAGCGCCGCCCGGAGCCGGCCCCTGTGGCCGCCCACGTGCACCAGGATTTCCAGCCTGCT CTGCACCTCGTGGCCCTCAACGCGCCGCTGAGCGGTGGCATGCGTGGCATCCGCGGCGCCGACTTCCAGTGCTTCCAGCAGGCCCGGCAGGTGGGGCTGGCCGGCACCTTCCGCGCCTTCCTCTCCTCCCGCCTGCAGGACCTCTACAGCATCGTGCGCAGGGCCGACCGTGCCACCGTGCCCATCGTTAACCTGCGG GACGAGGTGCTCTTCAGTAACTGGGAGGCTCTCTTCACCGGCAGCGAGGCCCCGCTGCGGGCTGACGCCCGCATCCTCTCCTTCGACGGCCGGGACGTCCTGCGGGATTCGGCGTG GCCGCAGAAAAGCGTCTGGCACGGCTCGGATGCCAAGGGCCGGCGCCTGCCCGAGAGCTACTGCGAGGCGTGGCGGACGGAGGAGCGCGGCACCAGCGGGCAGGCCTCCTCGCTGAGCTCGGGCAAGCTCCTGGAGCAGGcggccagcagctgccagcacgcCTTCATCGTCCTCTGCATCGAGAACAGCTTCATGACCGCTGCCAAAAAATGA